TGTAGTAGATGATGTTGATGTCGTGGTAGAAGTTGAAGTTGTGGATGTAGTGGAAGTTGATGTTGTAGTAGGAGTTGTGGAGGTTGTAGAGGTTGATGTTGTAGTGGGagttgttgaagttgtggaagttgATGTTGTAGTGGGagttgttgaagttgtggaagttgATGTTGTAGTGGGAGTTGTGGAGGTTGTAGAAGTTGATGTTGTAGTTGGAGTTGTGGAGGTTGTAGAGGTTGACGTTGTAGCGGAAGTTGTAGAAGTTGAAGTTGTAGTGGGAGTTGTGGAAGTAGTAGAAGTTGACGTTGTAGTGGGAGTTGTGGAGGTAGAAGTTGAAGTTGTAGATGTTGATGTTGTAGTGGGGgttgttgaagttgtggaagttgAGGTTGTAGTTGGAGTTGTGGATGTTGTAGAAGTTGTAGTTGGACTTGTGGAAGTAGTAGAAGTTGATATTGTAGTGGGAGTGGTTGAggttgtggaagttgaggttGTAGTGGATGTTGTGTAGAAGTTGTAGAAGTTGAAGTTGTAGTGGGAGTTGTAGAAGTTGAAGTTGTAGTGGTGGGAGTTGTGGAAGTTGATGTTGTTGTGGAGGATGTTGAAGTGATGATGTTGAGGAAGTTGTTGTGGGAGTTGTGGAGGTTGTGGAAGTTGATGTTGTTGAGGAAGTTGTAGTGGGAGTTGTGGAGGTTTGAGTTGATGTTGTTGAAGTTGTAGTTGGAGTTGTGGAGGTTGTGGAGTTGAAGTTTGATGTTGTTGAGGAAGTTGTGGGAGTTGTGGAGGTTGTGGAAGTTGATGTTGTTGAAGTTGTAGTGGGAGTTTGTTGGAAGTGGGAGTTGTGGAAGATTGATGTTGTAGAGGAAGTTGTAGTGGGAGTGATTGAGGTTGTGGAAGTTGAGGTAGTTGGAGTTGTGGAGGTTGTAGAAGTTGTGGCTGAAGTTGTAGAGGTGGGAGAGGTTGTGGAAGTTGTGGAGTTGTTGTAGAGGTTGAAGTTGTTGTGGAGTTGTGGATGTTGAAGAGCTTGAAGTTGTAGTGGAAGTTGAAGAAGTTGTAGTGGGAGTTGTGGGGTAGTAGAGGTTGAAGTTGTAGTGGGAGTTGTAGAGGTTGAAGTTTGTGGGAGTCGTGGAGTAGTAGAAGTTGAAGTTGAGTGGGAGTAGAGGTTGTAGTCGTGGAGGTGGGAGTTGTGGGGGTTTGGAGGTTGAAGAACTTGAAGTTGTAGTGGAAGATGTAGAGGTTGAAGTTGTAGTGGGAGTTGTGGAGGTTGTAGAAGTTGTTGTGGTGGGAGTTGTTGGTTGTAGTGGGAGTTGAAGTTGAAGTTGTAGTGGGAGTTGTGGAAGTTGTGGATGTTGAAGTTGTAGTGGAGTTGTAGAGGTTGAAGTTGAGGTGGAAGTTGTAGATGTTGAGGTTGTAGTGGGAGTTGTGGAAGTTGTAGAAGTTGAAGTTGTGGAGGTAGTAGAGGTTGAAGTTGTAGTGGGAGTTGTGGAGGTTGTAGAAGTAGAGGTTGTAGTTGGAGTTGTAGAAGTTGAAGTTGTAGTGGGGTTGTGGAGGTTGTAGAAGTTGAAGTTGTAGTAGGAGATGTGGAGGTTGAAGTTGTAGTGGAACTTGTAGATGTTGAAGTTGTAGAGGTTGAAGTTGTAGTAGGCGTTGTGGAGGTTGATGTTGTGGTAGGAGTTGTAGAAGTTGAGGTTGAAGTTGTGGTGGGGTTGTTGAAGTGGTTGAAGCTGTTGTCGTAGTTGACGTGCCCGGCGTTGTAGTTGAAGACGTTGTGCTGAAGtttaaaagaagttgaaagaaTGATTTAGATCAGCATTTAATATCAAGCACCTGATTTATAACATATGCTCACTTTAGTTGTATTATTTTCCTGGTCTATCTTTGATTTTCTTCTGCGTATTTAGGGAAGTTACCTGGTGCATCTAGGGTCCTCGACGAAGGTGATATCTGCCGACCATCCCGTCTTGAAATTCGTCGTTGCTGTCTTGAAATAGATGACCATTTGATTACCTGTGGAAGTGAAGCTGTCGCCACTTGATATTTCCTGTCCGCAGTACCTGCGTGTGTGCGAAAAAGATTGGCATTCTGTTTTCCTTGATTTAATTGTAAGTAGGCAATTAGTGTTAAAGGAGGGAAAGGTGTGAGGACCTAAGACACTTACAGGTGTgcctggatgagggaaaggttttcAATAAATGAGAGACGTGGAAATAACTGTACCTTTAtggagaaaaataacagaagtatttgtgatgaaaaatatatgactGACCACGATATTCACATCCACAAGACTGAtttctaataagaaaaaaaggaagcctATACACAAACAAGGGCCTAGCGAGGTTTGAATGAAGTTACATGTGAATACACAAATCAGCAAGGAAACTACTTACCACGTGCCATCAAGCATGTTGTCAGTTCAATTTCCAAGCCATCATACCAGCACATACTTGCTGTTTCTGACTCCCGTATGTAATGAGCAGTTCTCCAGTAGACGTCGAAAGCTGTGAATGTGGCTACGACGTTATTGCACTCGGGCGCTTGGATCCATTTGGTGAATTTCAGTCCTGAAATAAGTTAGTCTGTTTGTAGAGACCTGGTATAAACGACACAGTCACTTGATCCCACTGTAGCAATAGATGCAAACCAACTTACAATGTAAGCACACCACGGGTGTCATAAtcaaacaaccaacaacaaaagcaactgTGACATCTCCAAGGTTGGCATTTCTTACAATTGTCTCCATGATGATACTTACCAGATTGATAATAGCTTGGGTGATTTGGTGAAGTAATGGTACCTTCTGTGTTTATGAGTTCCGTGTAGGGTGATAAAATGGCATCTGCAAGAATACAAAGGCTATATGTTACTCTCCGTGTACGGGGTCAGTGTCCATGTGCagtataatttcctttcattcatccatattgtcttgtttatattttcctctaaTTTCCAGTGAACGCTGATaaaatctttatcattatcattcaataAGAAATTGATCAATCACAGTCATAGTAATCTAACATTGCTCCTTTTGACTTGGGGTTTCCGACTTTTACTATAATGCCCCAGACTTACCATTGTAAGGTGTAGTCACTGTCTCGCAGTTGGTACCAGAAGTACCGTCAGGACATACGCAGGTGCAGGTTGTGGAGAGATAGCCATTGTTCAGGCAAGTGTCGCTGGAACATTGCGAGGATGCTATAAGCTTGGCAGAACATCCATACATTTTGTTAGCAAGGAGCTTGTCCATGTGGGATAGGCCGTTCTGTTGTCCCAAGAAGCCCTTGATACAAAGGGTTCAGAGTTGCAATTGTTATGTGCCCGTTCAGAGCAAAGACCTGCAAAATGGTATCCTGTCATCGTATATCCGAAGAATGTTTTTATGAGTGATGGTCTGACTTTAGATCAAAGACAGAGTACAAGTTATGTTCTGTATTTCCAGATAGTTCAGACTTCATACCTTTGTTTTATAGATGATGATTCATACGTGAATGTCTCAAGGCTAAATCTACAACACTTATCTGACTTAGTTTCTTCATATGAGTTACAGATTTATTTCAGTAAAGTAGTAGATGAAtaactcaagtaaaaaaaacactgcaataaCCAAACACATCTTCCTCCAGATGTTTCCCCAAAGAATTCTTTCTCTCAGATGTTTTGAGCATTATACTCTGTGTGATATCTCAAATCCCACAAAtagaaaagaatttgtttttctccTCGTTCTCTTGCATCATACAACCTCTCATTTAACTGCAGTACTcccaatttattcatttacagacTTAGTACTTAACTTCCATTTCTACGCGACCAAAATTTAATTAGACATACTGTTCGAATTGTTGCACAAAAAATTGATATCTATCAACCAAATCACGAGTGCTGTATTTGATATGTTACTCTTAGGGTATATCAGCACTACAGTTAAACATGCCATAAACATACATTTTGCAACTTACCTCACACACtccacaaacaggttgaatacaagtcacgacttattggtagtccaaAGCAATGCTTTATACGACTGCACAGTATTTGCCAAAGGTTTGTTCTTGACTTCtggtcattgacttgttttcaacctgtttttgtaatatgtatgtaataagttGCTGACTTGCATTTAAAAAGTGTTGTTATTCTAGTGCTGATGCACCCAAACGCTTCCCGATGTCATTTTCAAGTCATGTAATACAGTACTGGATCATTGTCAGCCCTATCCTCATGTGATGAATTACCAGTGAGACCCTTCACTCTAACTTAAATTCAGAACTTTACATCCTGTGGTTCCTTGATGACAATCTCACCCTCTCATGGTTGTGCATGATGGAACTGTAATCATAAGGGACACCATAACTATTGTCGGACTCTTTGAAGAAATTGCTGAGCTTCTCTGGAAGGGCGTTGTCAGTGTTAATGTGGACGTAGGTATCCCTGTCTGACCTTGTCTCTTCATGCCACATGCCGATGGCGTGGCCGATCTCTATAACAAGCTCGCCAAACTGTTGAGTGTGGGATTagtgcatgaaatatatattatccaaGAACATAATAATTGTGTGCATTGCATCCTAAAAGTTCAAAGAGCGCTCTGGAATTAAAAATCAGAAGCCTTTCCATTCCCTGATCTAAAAACTTTACTGATCAGAGTTCCTGTGGATGATGCTTTTGAAGGACCAAATTGCGATGACATGATTGTTAGTACTTATTTAAGGCTTAAATTGCTGTGACATAATTATTTgtacttgtatttttaatttgggaaatAGGATATAATACTTGATGCATTCAAGTTTGGTACATTCACTACTACATCAGAAGTGTTTACTGGGagttatcaagccatttcattcCATCCAGAGCAACACTGACAAGTATTCTACTACTTACATGTTCCTCGCAAAGTTCCGTTAGGTAAACGGACTGCGCCGAAGAACCAGTCATGCCGACGTAGGAACTGCAATTCTCAGAGTTCCTTTCAAATGCCAGGTGTGGACCACTGTAGGTGGTAGGAACTTCTTCAAATATCAGGCACGTATTCTCTTCCCAGTGGGCTGGCATCCCAGACAGCCTCACGATTAACGTAACCTGAATGAATAAACCTGCCGTTACTGCAGAAGTCAGTTAGTATGGGAGAAAGAAGGCATTTTTTAGACAAcagattttcaataaaatgacCTAATGAATCTTACCTCAGATACTGACATGAATATCGTGTCTGTCACTTAGAAGTTGAGTAAGGTAACAGGCATGCTTTCGACATAAGATTCAACTGGTTACTGTAAGGAACTGCATTACACCTGGAGCCAGTTGATTATCAGAGCAGCTCAGCTGTTGTTGCCATAAACACTGACATGCATATGGTGCCTGTTTGGTTGTCAGGAGGAATGCCACTGCCTAACACCCATGTCACCTAGTTTTAAATTCCAAGACACACTGTCTGCTATTCCCTCAACCAGCTCTTGAACCATGTTCCTCAGTCATGGAGTATTCTACCCAATCCTGATATGGTTGATGAGTGACCACTGAAATCTGATGCAATACTCATGCCAAAATCACTAGTCTTTATCAACTGGACCTGAAGTTTTTCTGAGTTTTTGCAAGATCGTATTttagcatagaaaaaaaaaacacggcctCAACAGCTATGTGAACCTAATCTAAGTAACCACATTGAGTCTCTCGAGTTTCTAGACAAGCGTTGTCCAGAAAACCCACGAAGCCAaactttgtaaatgaaatgaaggaaCTGTCCCTCCACGCCAAGATTCGAACTCGGGTCGAGAAGgttcagcaacagcagcagcagtccAGCAGCAAGCAAGTCACCCCACCCTGTGACATATTTAACTTACCATCCGTGAAGGTGTAAGGGACGCGTGAAACCCGCCGCTGTCGGGCCAATATACTGCCAGATCCGCACTGGCCTTCCTCGACTCCTCCCGAGAACAGAGCCGCCTCCTGCCATCGAGTCAGGATGACGTCCTCCTCTTCGATGTACCTCTCCTCCGGGAAGACCTGCACGGAGGAGGATGAGACCAAGAGACAGGATTcagttaacattaaaaaaaaaaaaaactcccttttcCAAGAAGCTGGGACAGTGAAATAGGGCGGGAagtacagatgaaaaaaaaaaaaagtatctctcTTTTACAAGAGGCCGGGGATTGTGAGACGTGTAACAGAGAGCAgattatatgatatgatattaaAGGTGCTTGGTTATGATATGTAATTAATTGAAATGCTTCTTTCTGATTCAGTTTAGCACCCGTAAAGGCTGTTGTGCAAGCTGCAAAATGCTCGTTGAGAAAAGACACGAAGGAATGACTAGATAAAATCAAACTGGGACAGTGTCCTTATtggaaacaataaagaaatattgatTTGATGAAGATTACACACCGCGAATTACCTTCAAAAAGGAGTTAGATTCTGCACCTGAATGGAGAGAAAATGCATTGTTTTACGAATGGGGAGGCAATGCATAGGTGTACGGAGCCGGACAACCATGGAATCGTTGTAGAAAGGTTTTGTGAATGGaacatgaaagaatgaatgaacattTCTCGAGTTAATTGTAGTTTGGGTGTTATTCTTTTGGGAGAATGTCACTTGTTACaacttcattctgtttttcttttcattcttattccttttactctcaactgttctttttctttgttcctctGATTCTTAGCTGGTTCTTTTCCCGTTTTGGGTCCTTTTTATCAGCGCTCAACAGTTGTTTCCCAAAATTATAGTTGTGCAAAAGAACATTAATACTTTTCTTGGAGTCTTCAATAAAATACATGActctaatttatatattcatattaatatatatatatacatttatgcaattatatatttaagaattataTGTATACTTTTTTCAAAAAGGTAAAACGAGGCTTCAGGAAATTCGACAAGGTCATACTACGTATACTTCAGTTTTGTATTAACATTTGGGCATCTGAATCCGACATAAACAATGTCAGATCCTTCAAGGTCTTCCATTTGTATCCTACAAGTTTAGTCAAGACGTTAAATGAATTTTTCCAGGTCTGCATAATCAGTAAAATGGTGAAGAGgctaatttagattttttatttatttccaggaaGAGTGATCAAATGGAACTCAGAGTCTGTCATCCCTGTCTTCATATTAAAAGCTACTTACCGGATTTATCTTCGGAACAGCAGCTTTCTCATCTCGGAATTCGAAAGCCTgacaaaagagagataaaaaaatgtattttcataattaaattatcATTGATTCATTCGCTTTGACTGTGAACTGTTCTTGGGTAACAGTGGTTCAGGTTCATTTACATAGACTCTGAACCGTTCTTTGATCAACAGTTCCTAATTAAATTGTGAACCTTTCTTAAGCAACAGTGGTTCACCTACTCTCACTATGAACCTTCTATAATCAAGAGGGGTTCAGGAACTTACCGTGAACCAGTTTCTATCAGCTGTCACTGTGAACTGTTTACAACCAGTAATGAATCGTCTTATTGAGATTCTGAAGCAATGCATTCATTCGTATGTTGGTGTCTCAGCCTTCACGATCTGTATAAAAATGTTCAGTATCTGCACAGGTATCCAAGTACTACCTCCAGTCTCTTCTCGCTAATATTAACATACCTGACGCATTCCTTcatcgataataataatgattaaatttaaaacaGGGCACTTAGCATTAAAATAAGCATAATTATTCTGACTGGCTCTGACGATTTGTGGcgaaatttacttgaaattgaaATGAGTCTCACAGAGAGATTTCGGTCTACTTTTccgcttccatttttttttttttagttttctataaaaggaaactattgtgccagctttgtccgtccgtccgcacatttttctgtcctcacattttctgtccgcactttttttctgtccgccctcagatcttaaaaactactgaggctagagggctgcaaattggtacgttgatcatccaccctccaatcatcaaacataccaaattgcagccatctagcctcagtagttttcattttatttgaggttaaagttaaccataatcgtgcatctggcaacgatataggataggccaccacagggccatggttagagtttcatggtccgcggctcatacagcattatgccgagatcagcgaaaaaataaatctattttcggtgaccttgagtatacgctggacagaaaactcaattgcgccgaagtaacttcggcgcgtTTTACTTTGAATCATTCAGGCATCGGCTAGAGAAGGGCATTGGGTTGCCCTCCCATCGGCCTTCGCCCtcaagaaattattgaaaatgttttggcAATTTACAGAGGACTGGATTGTGAATGCTTACTTTATTCATAGTGTTttgtgtgatttatatattttgttttatttgattttatttaatattctgtaGGAAAAAAATGTGTTCTACTTTGTTTGCTCTGAATGAGAACCATTGAGAATAAACACGTATGTGTAGTGTATagatgtttatgtgtatgttaacataaacatataaatatacatagataaataatgcacacatatatacagtacatatatacatatatatgtacacgcatatacataatgtgtatgtacgtttgtatgtttaataaacatacacacaaacatctaCAAACTCTCTACGCGTATATTTGTGGGGCGAAAAACGTAACTACATAACTAGATTACAGTCGAAGACAGCAATCTGCATATTCATACGCGCTATAGATCAAAGGAACTATATTTCTGTCATTCCCAACTCTCCACTTCGTACCAGGCGTCACCTGTGACAACTTGGATTATCATAATGGTCATAAATCTCATTTTTTCtcgttaaattttatatttttcagagagTCGACATCCAGTCGAAAAGAAAGATTTCGatggtgtcaaaaaaaaaaaaaaaaaattatttcctttgaatTCCTTATGCGGACTTCATCACtgacacactctttctctctctctctctctctctctctctctctctctctctctctctctctctctctctcatggtcagGTGTTTGGCTGAATTTCTACTGCGTGCCTTTGCTTAAGCTTAACTAATGAAAACTCACAGCGAACATTtgttactatctctctctctctctctctctctctctctctctctctctctctctctctctctctctctctctctctctaaacagggTTCACATGGATATATCTGCACCTACGCGAATTAGTTTATATGCAAATAATCCCCcgtaattatatgcaaatttaatttggtaatttttgcATGTAAATTGACATTTAAGAAGAAGCTCTTAAGTACACTTGGCCCtataaaaatttgcatttcattaatgTTTCAAATCTCCCTGGATGGCCGCCTCCCCAACTCGAAAATAACACCCTCCTTTTTAGGGGGCCGGGGTAAGATCTTCAAAAAAATGAATTCTCCCGTTCCTCATAGCAAGTTCGAAAAAGCTTTTCATATTGGCCAGAAACTTATATAAACGATTTGTATATTTGCAGAGTCTGTCAGTCATTGTCTGCAGGGACTTCGTTACGGGGCTCCTCCACCCCGTAGGGGCGGGGTAGCGCCaccagcgtgccttcgacccctagctgcaacccctttcgttccttttactgtacctcctttcatattctctttcttccatcttactttcctcaaccctctcctaacagttgattcatagtgcaactgctttgaggttttcctcctgttacacctttcaaacttttcctgtcaatttccgtttcagcgctgaatgacctcactggtcccagtgcttggcctttggcctaaattctatattcagttcaattcagcggTCTTCTCCagaggcaagagcccgtgctggcataaggccaggtcTGTCAGACCCCGATGTTAGGATATCTGCTATAGTCAAGTTTCAGTCACTTTCAGACAGTTTGTAAGATCTTGAGGTCTGTGCAGATACTTATCTGTTGATTTAGTGAAAAAAGTGGTGTTTAATTCTATAAggatattcatttaattttcatgtttttttgtcggtaaatttaaaatgattctACAACCCGGAGATTTCTTTAGCCATTCATTGAATTAGAATTTGAACATCTAAAACTCCAGGACAATGGATACAACAATGtgatacatacttttttaaatggcgacagtaatttttttattaacttaaatCTTCATAATCATGAGACAGAATTATTGTGAGATATCTTTGGTTGTTATTCCTGTGATTATAGGGTTTAAGATGTCAGACGCACAATT
The nucleotide sequence above comes from Macrobrachium rosenbergii isolate ZJJX-2024 chromosome 1, ASM4041242v1, whole genome shotgun sequence. Encoded proteins:
- the LOC136840130 gene encoding mucin-3A-like, translating into MVIYFKTATTNFKTGWSADITFVEDPRCTSTTSSTTTPGTSTTTTASTTSTTPPQLQPQLLQLLPQHQPPQRLLQLQPLQLQHLQVPLQLQPPHLLLQLQLLQPPQPHYNFNFYNSNYNLYFYNLHNSHYNFNLYYLHNFNFYNFHNSHYNLNIYNFHLNFNLYNSTTTSTSTTSTTPTTTSTSTPTTTNNSHHNNFYNLHNSHYNFNLYIFHYNFKFFNLQTPTTPTSTTTTSTPTQLQLLLLHDSHKLQPLQLPLQLQPLLPHNSHYNFFNFHYNFKLFNIHNSTTTSTSTTTPQLPQPLPPLQLQPQLLQPPQLQLPQLPQPQSLPLQLPLQHQSSTTPTSNKLPLQLQQHQLPQPPQLPQLPQQHQTSTPQPPQLQLQLQQHQLKPPQLPLQLPQQHQLPQPPQLPQQLPQHHHFNILHNNINFHNSHHYNFNFYNSHYNFNFYNFYTTSTTTSTSTTSTTPTTISTSTTSTSPTTTSTTSTTPTTTSTSTTSTTPTTTSTSTTSTSTSTTPTTTSTSTTSTTPTTTSTSTTSATTSTSTTSTTPTTTSTSTTSTTPTTTSTSTTSTTPTTTSTSTTSTTPTTTSTSTTSTTPTTTSTSTTSTTSTSTTTSTSSTTTSTSSTTTSTKAITTTTPMPNCNIYTSGGYYFFESPRYPANYPNNAQCTMGAFTGSIVDTSLYINRFSLGSGDSVTIYNQYTPPLTLTGYIASRTTYRILGSNIQTTFAADSSGTSYGFSLRYSKASSPCGKRIWVSSDYLLRSPRFPDKHPPNKFCEYQFSTQSGYRLRVRFEKMKLPCSANYLAFNRDPDGITPFYNSRYNKIHCGYRNPSAFNAISNKLNVYFYGKLRSYGYKIRIIKIR